A genome region from Salvia splendens isolate huo1 chromosome 19, SspV2, whole genome shotgun sequence includes the following:
- the LOC121778602 gene encoding putative late blight resistance protein homolog R1B-16 has product MFGEEDCPGELQEVVAKIGSDCSGLPLAIHVIAGLLSKVERSRDVWENVSTDVKASIVESNKHFSNILFLSYNHLPFHLKPCFLYMGAFPEDYIIKGSRLKSFWIAEGFVKSNGDKSLEEEAEDYLKALVERNLLLVRRKKHNGKPMSYSIHDLLRDLCIRKANEEKFLNLKDSMHRVSVHSFSEIEVCASPQLMSLARSFICTGKKIASTVFSMLRLVRVLDVMGIEYKEFPEEILQLINLRYLAFSCTSGLPIGISRLWYLQTLICKQVMMLSLPSEIWEMSELRHLRSETISKIGNGYKIRFVHTKLQTIFLVWITPSLIRSGFFEIIPNIIWLGIYYIHSPDIEVDLSHLHKLENLRCQSELDKVGSCFLIKLRFPYSIRKLTIVDCVLFRRFLTTLCALPNLEVLYICRCVFERDAQAEEEEWEVTEGDEFRSLQHLNLQLLNIVRWRAKETNFPKLRELHVVKCNELEEIPCDIGDIPTLQEIYIHECGTSVIASALQIQKVQQEEYDNYDLKVLIEY; this is encoded by the coding sequence ATGTTTGGAGAAGAGGATTGTCCTGGTGAATTGCAAGAGGTAGTAGCTAAGATTGGGAGTGATTGTAGTGGGCTTCCTCTTGCCATTCATGTGATTGCAGGGCTCTTGTCAAAGGTTGAAAGGTCAAGAGATGTCTGGGAGAATGTTTCAACGGATGTAAAAGCTTCAATTGTTGAATCGAACAAGCATTTCTCAAATATACTTTTCTTGAGTTATAACCACTTGCCGTTTCACTTGAAACCATGTTTCTTATATATGGGAGCTTTTCCAGAAGATTACATAATTAAGGGATCTAGACTTAAGAGTTTTTGGATAGCCGAGGGATTTGTGAAATCCAATGGAGATAAGAGTTTGGAGGAAGAGGCCGAGGATTACTTAAAAGCTCTGGTGGAGAGGAATCTACTTTTGGTTAGACGAAAAAAGCACAATGGGAAACCAATGAGCTACTCAATCCATGATCTTTTGAGGGATCTATGCATAAGGAAGGCTAACGAGGAAAAGTTTTTAAACCTCAAGGATTCCATGCATCGTGTAAGCGTTCACTCGTTTTCTGAAATAGAAGTGTGCGCTTCACCACAATTGATGTCCCTTGCTCGATCTTTTATATGCACTGGGAAGAAGATTGCATCTACTGTATTTTCCATGTTAAGATTGGTTAGGGTGCTAGATGTAATGGGAATCGAATACAAAGAGTTCCCAGAAGAAATACTTCAACTTATCAACCTACGCTACTTAGCTTTCTCCTGCACTTCAGGTTTACCTATTGGAATATCGAGATTGTGGTATCTGCAAACCTTGATTTGTAAGCAAGTAATGATGCTTAGTTTACCTTCTGAGATATGGGAGATGTCCGAGTTAAGACATTTGAGGTCAGAAACAATAAGTAAAATTGGGAACGGATACAAGATAAGATTTGTTCATACGAAGCtgcaaacaattttccttgttTGGATAACTCCTTCATTGATTAGGAGTGGTTTCTTTGAGATCATCCCAAATATCATATGGTTAGGAATCTATTACATCCACTCACCAGACATTGAGGTTGATCTTAGCCATCTTCACAAACTTGAAAATTTAAGATGCCAATCTGAGTTGGATAAAGTTGGTAGCTGTTTCCTGATCAAACTCAGATTTCCATATAGTATTAGAAAGTTAACTATAGTTGACTGTGTACTATTTCGGCGTTTCTTGACAACACTATGTGCATTACCGAATCTGGAAGTGCTCTATATATGCAGATGTGTGTTCGAAAGAGATGCACAGGCAGAGGAAGAAGAGTGGGAGGTGACAGAAGGAGATGAATTCCGCTCGCTGCAGCATCTGAACCTCCAGCTCTTAAATATAGTGCGTTGGAGAGCCAAGGAGACCAATTTCCCTAAACTCCGGGAGCTGCATGTAGTCAAATGCAATGAGCTTGAGGAAATCCCCTGCGATATTGGTGATATCCCAACACTCCAAGAAATTTACATACATGAATGTGGCACTTCTGTCATCGCCTCAGCACTACAAATTCAGAAGGTGCAGCAAGAGGAGTACGACAACTACGACCTCAAAGTGCTTATAGAATATTAG
- the LOC121779866 gene encoding putative receptor-like protein kinase At5g39000 codes for MQMHCFVLLSFFFASAGAADHISISCGEDDAPEGSSTASATATTDTDPIPYATARISRSRFSYSFHLAPGQKFIRLHFIPAAYRGFESSGDFFTVEAGPFTLLANFSASIAARALSVNVIAKEFCVIVDENGNQTFDLVFSPETSQSRFSNYAFVNRIEVIPVPSIVSYCHGGDSGVDVIGEKSVIYVNNATALERVYHHNIKWGAVSFGHVMFGVWASILRGNGNKGSDLTWRVFVDVGFRYLVRVHLFDIGIGMDFVLMIDGKVALTSVDMVEQSGNRSVLWYNYIVMVQGKKSESKQRISISLHSHSELVDRQGPIEGFEVFKLSNHDLSLASPNPLLPPGDSLSYSAPTLPQSLLGHRNAIATVVFTLLVNIIVHKMWATDSSEKENEPSARVKQPCRRFSLAEMQSATDNFHSRNIVGRGGFGDVLRGFMDNGREIVAIKRLKQRSSQGEQQFWTEVEMLSELRHVNLISLIGYCCEQKEMILVYEYMANGTLADHLYKLARENKDFYRLSWKQRLKICIGAGRALDYLHTGLGIIHRDVKSSNILLDENFVAKISDFGLAKTGCGSGSQIQNSTLVRGTRGYLDPNYCVTHKPTKNSDTYSFGVVLLEVLCGRRALERCDEEDKFCLTKWAIDNISKRQVDHIIHSSLISEISPDSLKTFVRVSKRCLHDVPKKRPAIGHVVMKLELALQQQEKAESMGPNEGTRGENSYSSTDKYQKKNMNFMVPNEKPDIIDALPQMENATSLVPSEIRIITVAMPSNDNDRTILSTRPKSTAKVKTVTFLPSQQINRSVVSSRRQSGRKSMMLLISQKLQISKKLRQLNGFWKTRKPTNKMHMVGTSVSAPIANTKGISGGNSEKDDEIIFSPSPEWKMLAEPNVRVFSLTELKVATHNFRNDLVLGDGGFGTVYKGWLGDRANAEATIIAVKKFNSEGWQGFKEWQSEVNFLGKLSHPNLVKLLGYCHEEKELLLVYEFMAKGSLESHLFTRSMNVPPLPWDIRLKILIGAARGLVFLHMSEKPVIYRDLKPSNILLDGSYEAKLSDFGLAKLGPTVDDSHVTTLVMGTYGYAAPEYIATGHLYVKSDVYGFGVVLLEMLTGLRSMDTKRPSGRISLVDWMRPYLSYRKKLKKVMDVRLEGAYPTNSAMLLCKVALNCLKPDPKRRPSMQEIVHTLEGIDSANKRD; via the exons ATGCAAATGCACTGTTTTGTACTTCTCAGCTTCTTCTTCGCTTCTGCAGGCGCCGCCGATCACATCTCCATCAGCTGCGGCGAAGACGATGCACCGGAAGGCTCATCAACGGCGTCGGCAACTGCGACGACCGACACGGATCCGATTCCCTACGCCACCGCGCGGATCTCTCGCTCTCGATTCTCCTACTCATTTCACCTCGCTCCAGGTCAGAAATTCATCCGATTGCACTTCATTCCCGCCGCCTACCGTGGATTCGAAAGCTCCGGCGATTTCTTCACCGTGGAAGCTGGTCCTTTCACGCTGCTCGCTAATTTCAGCGCCTCCATAGCTGCTCGTGCGCTTTCTGTTAATGTTATTGCTAAGGAATTTTGCGTAATTGtagatgaaaatggaaatcaaACCTTCGATTTAGTGTTCTCTCCCGAGACTAGCCAATCTAGGTTTAGTAATTATGCTTTCGTTAATCGAATCGAGGTTATACCGGTGCCTTCCATAGTTTCTTACTGCCACGGTGGGGATAGTGGAGTTGATGTGATTGGGGAAAAGTCTGTAATCTATGTGAACAATGCTACTGCACTTGAGAGGGTTTATCATCACAATATAAAATGGGGTGCTGTCTCGTTTGGGCATGTTATGTTCGGGGTATGGGCATCGATTCTTCGAGGAAATGGAAACAAGGGTAGTGATCTCACCTGGAGAGTGTTTGTTGATGTAGGATTTAGGTATTTGGTGAGGGTTCACTTGTTTGATATAGGGATTGGGATGGATTTTGTGCTTATGATTGATGGCAAGGTTGCCTTGACTAGTGTTGACATGGTCGAACAGTCGGGGAATCGGAGTGTTCTTTGGTATAACTACATAGTGATGGTGCAAGGGAAGAAGAGTGAGTCTAAGCAAAGAATCTCTATCTCTCTGCATTCTCATAGTGAATTAGTTGATAGACAAGGCCCGATTGAAGGTTTTGAAGTGTTCAAGTTAAGCAACCATGACCTCAGTCTTGCCTCTCCCAATCCTCTGCTTCCACCAGGAGATTCATTGTCGTACTCTGCCCCAACTCTACCACAATCTCTTCTTGGTCACAGAAATGCTATTGCAACTGTGGTGTTTACTCTTCTGGTAAACATCATTGTCCACAAAATGTGGGCAACTGACTCTTCTGAGAAGGAAAACGAGCCATCTGCCAGGGTAAAGCAACCTTGCCGTCGCTTTTCACTAGCTGAGATGCAATCAGCAACAGACAACTTCCACAGCAGAAATATCGTTGGAAGGGGTGGATTTGGGGATGTCCTCAGAGGGTTCATGGATAACGGGAGAGAGATTGTAGCCATAAAGCGATTGAAACAGCGCTCCAGTCAAGGGGAGCAACAATTTTGGACAGAGGTCGAAATGCTTTCTGAGCTGCGACATGTGAATCTGATTTCTCTCATTGGATACTGCTGTGAGCAAAAGGAAATGATTCTTGTTTATGAGTATATGGCCAATGGGACATTGGCTGACCATCTCTACAAACTAGCCAGAGAAAACAAAGATTTTTATCGTCTCTCTTGGAAGCAACGACTTAAGATCTGCATTGGAGCTGGCCGAGCACTAGATTATCTTCACACAGGCCTTGGCATCATACATCGAGATGTGAAATCTTCAAACATTCTGCTTGATGAGAACTTTGTGGCTAAAATCTCAGATTTTGGCTTAGCTAAGACTGGATGTGGCAGTGGATCTCAGATCCAAAATAGCACACTAGTTAGAGGCACACGGGGATATTTGGACCCGAATTACTGTGTAACGCATAAACCAACAAAAAATAGCGACACATATTCTTTTGGTGTGGTGTTGTTGGAAGTGCTGTGTGGGAGAAGAGCGCTGGAGCGATGTGATGAAGAAGATAAGTTTTGTCTGACTAAATGGGCTATAGATAACATTAGTAAGCGACAGGTTGACCACATCATACATTCAAGTCTAATAAGTGAGATATCTCCAGATAGTCTGAAGACGTTTGTGAGGGTTTCAAAAAGATGCCTGCATGATGTACCAAAAAAACGTCCAGCAATAGGGCACGTTGTTATGAAACTTGAGCTTGCACTTCAGCAGCAGGAGAAGGCAGAATCTATGGGTCCAAATGAGGGGACTAGAGGCGAGAATTCGTATTCATCTACTGATAAATATCAGAAGAAGAACATGAATTTTATGGTACCAAATGAGAAACCAGATATTATTGATGCCTTGCCTCAGATGGAGAATGCAACATCCTTGGTTCCCAGTGAGATAAGAATTATTACTGTTGCAATGCCAAGTAATGATAATGATAGAACTATCTTATCAACTAGACCGAAATCAACGGCGAAAGTGAAAACTGTTACTTTTCTTCCAAGTCAGCAAATTAACAGATCAGTAGTCAGTTCTAGAAGACAAAGTGGAAGGAAATCCATGATGCTTCTGATATCACAAAAACTTCAGATATCAAAAAAACTTCGGCAGTTGAATGGTTTTTGGAAGACCAGGAAGCCCACAAACAAAATGCATATGGTTGGAACCTCAGTATCAG CTCCAATAGCAAATACAAAAGGCATATCGGGTGGCAATTCTGAGAAAGATGATGAGATTATTTTCAGTCCCAGTCCAGAGTGGAAGATGCTGGCCGAGCCCAATGTGAGAGTTTTCAGCTTAACAGAACTCAAGGTCGCGACTCACAATTTCAGAAATGATTTGGTCCTGGGAGATGGAGGTTTTGGCACGGTTTACAAGGGGTGGCTGGGTGACAGAGCCAACGCTGAAGCAACCATAATTGCTGTCAAGAAGTTCAATTCTGAAGGTTGGCAAGGGTTTAAAGAGTGGCAG TCCGAGGTGAACTTCCTTGGAAAACTTTCTCATCCCAATCTGGTGAAGCTCTTGGGCTACTGCCATGAGGAAAAGGAGCTACTTCTTGTGTATGAATTCATGGCCAAAGGAAGCTTGGAAAGCCATCTATTTACAA GGAGCATGAATGTTCCGCCACTTCCATGGGACATTAGGCTTAAGATATTGATTGGAGCAGCTCGTGGCTTGGTGTTCTTGCACATGTCTGAAAAACCAGTTATCTATAGGGACTTAAAGCCATCCAACATATTGCTTGATGGA TCATACGAAGCCAAGCTATCTGACTTTGGGTTAGCAAAGTTGGGTCCAACAGTTGATGATTCCCATGTAACGACACTGGTTATGGGAACATATGGTTACGCTGCTCCCGAATATATAGCCACAG GGCACTTGTATGTGAAGAGTGATGTATATGGGTTCGGTGTGGTGTTACTAGAGATGCTGACAGGGCTGCGctcaatggacacaaaacgccCTTCTGGACGAATTAGTCTTGTTGATTGGATGAGGCCATATTTATCCTATAGGAAGAAGTTAAAGAAAGTGATGGATGTCCGTTTAGAGGGAGCATATCCTACTAACTCAGCAATGCTACTATGTAAGGTTGCCCTTAATTGCCTTAAACCTGACCCCAAGAGGAGACCCTCTATGCAGGAGATAGTACACACACTGGAAGGAATTGATTCTGCCAATAAGAGAGACTAG
- the LOC121778287 gene encoding serine/threonine protein phosphatase 2A 57 kDa regulatory subunit B' theta isoform-like, producing MIKNILNKLPRKHSKLVDNRDGGSSAYASNASATSRNAYGAGSRPGNSNPAAVSGINSTSNSIESYGNNPLITKVNGNAGYAPYEALPSFKDVPNSEKQSLFVRKLNMCCVIFDFTDPTKNLKEKDIKRQTLVELVDYVASANQKFTETAMQEIVKMVSANLFRTLSTQPRENKIVEGFDLEEEEPLMDPAWPHLQVVYEFLLRFVASPETDAKLAKRYIDHSFVLRLLDLFDSEDPRERDYLKTVLHRIYGKFMVHRPFVRKAINNIFYHFIFETEKHNGIAELLEILGSIINGFALPLKEEHKLFLVRALIPLHKPKCIPMYHQQLSYCITQFVEKDCKLADTVIRGLLKYWPITNSSKEVMFLGELEEVLEATQPPEFQRCMVPLFRQIARCLSSSHFQVAERALFLWNNDHIENLIKQNRKVILPIIFPALERNARSHWNQAVQSLTLNVRKIFSDADPELYEECLLKFQEDEAQEEENKRKREATWKRLEEIAAMKASSNEPVLVSPRTIAKMSPG from the exons ATGATAAAGAATATTCTCAATAAGCTTCCACGGAAACATAGCAAGTTAGTGGATAATCGTGATGGAGGATCCTCTGCTTACGCTTCAAATGCTTCGGCTACTTCAAGAAATGCTTATGGTGCAGGTTCCCGGCCGGGGAATTCCAATCCTGCAGCTGTTTCTGGGATTAACTCAACTTCAAATTCCATTGAAAGTTACGGAAATAACCCACTAATTACTAAGGTTAATGGGAATGCAGGATATGCTCCGTACGAGGCTTTGCCTAGCTTCAAAGATGTCCCAAATTCTGAAAAGCAAAGCTTGTTTGTCAGAAAGTTGAATATGTGCTGTGTTATATTTGACTTCACCGACCCCACAAAGAATTTGAAAGAAAAGGACATCAAGCGGCAGACGTTAGTGGAGCTTGTCGACTATGTGGCTTCAGCAAATCAGAAATTCACAGAAACTGCCATGCAAGAGATTGTAAAAATGGTGTCTGCAAATTTATTCCGTACACTTTCCACACAGCCTCGCGAAAACAAGATCGTGGAAGGCTTTGATTTGGAAGAAGAGGAGCCCTTGATGGATCCTGCATGGCCTCATTTACAAGTGGTGTACGAATTCCTTCTGAGGTTTGTGGCTTCACCAGAGACGGACGCAAAGCTAGCGAAGCGTTACATTGATCATTCATTTGTTCTGAGGTTGTTAGATCTCTTTGACTCAGAAGATCCTAGAGAAAGGGACTATTTAAAGACTGTGCTGCATCGGATATATGGAAAGTTCATGGTTCATCGCCCCTTCGTCAGAAAAGCTATCAATAATATATTCTACCACTTCATATTTGAAACAGAGAAGCATAATGGGATTGCTGAGCTGTTGGAAATTCTGGGTAGCATTATAAATGGTTTCGCGTTGCCTTTGAAAGAAGAGCACAAGCTTTTCCTTGTTCGGGCACTCATTCCTCTTCACAAACCGAAGTGCATTCCCATGTACCATCAGCAGCTATCTTACTGCATAACGCAATTCGTGGAGAAGGACTGCAAACTTGCTGATACTGTCATAAGAGGCCTACTGAAGTATTGGCCAATCACAAACAGTTCAAAGGAGGTGATGTTCTTGGGTGAGCTAGAGGAAGTGTTGGAAGCGACTCAGCCTCCAGAGTTTCAGCGTTGCATGGTCCCTCTCTTTCGCCAGATTGCTCGTTGCCTGAGCAGTTCACATTTTCAG GTGGCAGAAAGGGCTCTCTTCTTATGGAACAACGATCACATTGAAAACCTGATCAAACAAAATCGTAAAGTTATCCTGCCAATCATCTTCCCTGCACTGGAGAGAAACGCAAGAAGCCACTGGAACCAGGCCGTGCAGAGCTTGACACTGAATGTCCGGAAAATATTCTCAGACGCGGATCCCGAGCTCTATGAAGAGTGTTTGCTCAAGTTCCAAGAAGATGAGGcacaagaagaagaaaacaagAGGAAGCGCGAAGCAACATGGAAGCGCCTGGAGGAAATAGCTGCGATGAAAGCTTCCAGCAACGAGCCAGTGCTCGTTTCTCCCAGGACTATCGCAAAGATGTCTCCTGGCTAA
- the LOC121778288 gene encoding probable carboxylesterase 11 — protein sequence MPSIGVKLYSVFFKFMLKHRLQSRLQAPENDASGGTFGVTSRPAEETAAAANPLFTDGVATKDVHIDPVTSVSVRVFLPETCLNFPNAKSRSGAPLLDQNRSLTRRYSHGSSENSVVSGSNGVIVKSVESNLRRNSYGGSVDDANLKSENGTYRGYNPVGRGSRRLPVMLQFHGGGFVSGSNDSVANDFFCRRIARLCDVIVLAVGYRLAPENKYPSSFEDGLKVLHWLAKQANLAECTKSLGSSKGAGVDLRRSEGNWHVADAFGASMIEPWLAAHGDPSRCVLLGVSCGANIADYVARKAIEAGKLLDPVKVVAQVLMYPFFIGSVPTHSEIKLSNSYFYDKAMCVLAWKLLLPEEEFSLDHPAANPLVSGRGGPPLKKMPPTLTVVAEHDWMRDRAIAYSEELRKVNVDAPVLEYKDAVHEFATLDMLLKTPQAQACAEDIAIWVKKFISLRGHEFSY from the exons ATGCCAAGTATTGGCGTGAAATTGTACAGCGTATTCTTCAAATTCATGCTGAAGCATCGTCTGCAGAGCCGATTGCAGGCTCCGGAAAACGATGCTTCCGGCGGCACATTCGGCGTGACGTCACGACCGGCGGAGGAGACTGCGGCAGCTGCCAATCCTCTGTTCACCGATGGCGTCGCGACGAAGGATGTTCACATCGATCCGGTTACCTCGGTATCTGTTCGTGTCTTTCTTCCTGAAACCTGCCTAAATTTCCCCAACGCGAAATCGAGATCCGGTGCTCCTTTGTTGGATCAGAATCGGTCTCTTACTCGTCGATACAGCCACGGATCGTCGGAGAATAGTGTTGTTTCCGGGAGTAATGGTGTGATTGTGAAGAGCGTTGAGAGCAATCTTAGAAGGAATAGCTATGGAGGTAGTGTTGATGATGCGAATTTGAAATCGGAGAATGGAACCTACAGAGGGTATAATCCGGTTGGGAGAGGCAGTCGGCGATTGCCGGTGATGCTGCAGTTCCACGGTGGGGGTTTTGTTAGCGGGAGCAATGATTCGGTGGCGAATGATTTCTTCTGTAGGCGGATTGCGAGGTTGTGCGATGTGATTGTGTTGGCGGTGGGTTATAGGCTGGCTCCGGAGAATAAGTACCCGTCTTCGTTCGAGGATGGGCTGAAAGTGCTGCACTGGCTTGCGAAGCAGGCGAATTTGGCCGAATGTACCAAGTCGTTGGGCAGTTCAAAGGGAGCAGGGGTCGATTTGAGGAGGTCGGAGGGTAATTGGCATGTTGCTGATGCCTTTGGAGCTTCCATGATTGAGCCCTGGTTGGCTGCTCATGGTGATCCATCCAG ATGTGTACTTCTCGGTGTGAGTTGTGGAGCAAATATCGCTGACTATGTGGCGAGGAAAGCTATAGAGGCCGGCAAGCTTTTGGACCCAGTAAAGGTGGTAGCCCAGGTTCTGATGTATCCTTTTTTCATCGGAAGTGTCCCAACACACTCAGAGATAAAACTCTCAAACTCCTACTTCTACGACAAGGCAATGTGCGTGCTCGCGTGGAAACTCCTCCTACCAGAGGAGGAGTTCAGCCTGGACCACCCTGCTGCCAACCCGCTAGTCTCTGGCCGAGGGGGCCCTCCTCTGAAGAAGATGCCTCCAACCCTGACCGTGGTGGCCGAGCACGACTGGATGAGGGATCGAGCGATCGCCTACTCAGAGGAGCTCCGCAAGGTGAATGTCGACGCACCTGTCCTCGAGTACAAGGACGCAGTGCATGAATTCGCCACGCTTGATATGCTTCTAAAGACTCCTCAGGCTCAGGCCTGCGCCGAGGACATTGCCATCTGGGTCAAGAAGTTTATCTCGTTGCGCGGCCACGAGTTCTCTTATTGA
- the LOC121780051 gene encoding glucose-6-phosphate 1-dehydrogenase, cytoplasmic isoform-like, whose protein sequence is MAAVGEWHCEKRPFDKSESFANNNENVPETGCLSIIVLGASGDLAKKKTFPALFNLYRQGFLQLNDVHIFGYARTKISDDDLRDRIKGYLPDGNDVTEDVKNFLLLIKYVSGSYDAPEGFQALDQAISEHEFSKNSTEGSSRRLFYLALPPSVYPPVCRMIKSHCMNKSDLGGWTRIVVEKPFGRDLESAEELSSQIGELFEEPQIYRIDHYLGKELVQNLLVLRFANRLFLPLWNRDNIANVQIVFREDFGTDGRGGYFDQYGIIRDIIQNHLLQVLCLVAMEKPVSLKPEHIRDEKVKVLQSVLPIKDEEVVLGQYEGYKDDPTVPDNSNTPTFATAILHIHNERWEGVPFILKAGKALNSRKAEIRVQFKEVPGDIFKCQKQGRNEFVIRLQPSEAIYMKLTVKQPGLEMSTAQSELDLSYRQRYQGVVIPEAYERLILDTIKGDQQHFVRRDELKAAWEIFTPLLHRIDKGEFKSLPYKPGSRGPAEADQLLEKVGYVQTHGYIWIPPTL, encoded by the exons ATGGCGGCTGTGGGTGAATGGCACTGTGAAAAGAGGCCTTTCGATAAGAGTGAATCGTTTGCGAATAATAATGAGAATGTGCCTGAAACTGGATGCCTCTCCATCATTGTTCTCGGCGCTTCTGGTGATCTTGCCAAGAAGAAGACGTTTCCAGCGCTCTTTAACCTTTACCGGCAG GGATTTTTGCAATTAAATGATGTTCACATATTCGGTTATGCAAGGACCAAGATTTCTGATGATGATCTGAGAGATCGGATCAAAGG GTATCTTCCCGATGGTAATGATGTCACAGAAGATGTTAAAAACTTTCTATTGTTG ATTAAATATGTGAGTGGTTCATATGATGCTCCGGAAGGGTTCCAAGCACTAGACCAGGCAATATCTGAGCACGAGTTCTCGAAAAACAGTACAGAAGGATCATCCCGTAGACTTTTCTACCTTGCACTTCCACCGTCTGTTTATCCGCCAGTCTGCAGAATGATCAAGAGTCACTGCATGAATAAAT CTGATCTTGGTGGATGGACTCGTATTGTTGTTGAGAAGCCTTTTGGAAGGGATTTGGAATCAGCTGAGGAACTGAGCTCACAAATAGGTGAACTGTTTGAAGAACCACAGATCTATCGTATAGATCATTATCTGGGAAAGGAGTTGGTGCAGAACCTG TTGGTACTTCGGTTTGCAAATCGATTATTTTTACCTCTCTGGAACCGTGATAACATTGCTAACGTACAG ATTGTGTTCAGAGAAGATTTTGGAACTGATGGACGTGGTGGATACTTCGACCAGTATGG AATCATCCGTGATATTATCCAGAATCACCTATTGCAG GTTCTTTGCCTTGTTGCAATGGAGAAACCTGTTTCCTTGAAACCTGAGCATATTCGGGACGAGAAAGTGAAG GTTCTTCAATCAGTTCTTCCAATCAAAGACGAAGAGGTGGTGCTTGGACAATATGAAGGCTACAAGGATGATCCAACCGTTCCAGACAACTCAAATACTCCTACTTTTGCAACAGCGATTCTGCATATACACAACGAAAGATGGGAAG GTGTGCCTTTTATACTCAAGGCAGGAAAAGCTTTAAATTCACGAAAAGCAGAAATTCGGGTTCAGTTCAAGGAGGTTCCTGGTGATATCTTTAAAT GTCAAAAGCAAGGAAGAAATGAATTTGTGATCCGTCTGCAACCTTCCGAGGCGATATACATGAAACTAACG GTGAAGCAGCCTGGGTTGGAAATGTCAACAGCTCAGAGCGAACTCGACTTGTCATATAGACAACGCTACCAAGGGGTTGTCATACCCGAAGCCTATGAACGCCTAATTCTTGACAC AATAAAAGGCGATCAGCAGCATTTTGTCCGCCGAGATGAGCTAAAG GCTGCTTGGGAGATTTTCACGCCCCTTCTGCACCGGATTGATAAAGGGGAGTTCAAGTCCCTTCCCTACAAGCCGGGAAGCCGAGGCCCTGCAGAAGCAGATCAACTGCTGGAGAAGGTGGGTTACGTTCAGACACACGGCTACATATGGATCCCTCCAACGTTGTAA
- the LOC121780392 gene encoding succinate dehydrogenase [ubiquinone] iron-sulfur subunit 2, mitochondrial-like yields the protein MAIGLMRRAIARVPALSPAARAVIYREHASDAAAEAKSSSTPKTFQIYRWNPDSPQKPDLQSYEIDLKECGPMVLDALIKIKNEVDPTLTFRRSCREGICGSCAMNIDGRNGLACLTKIESGGGATMITPLPHMFVIKDLVVDMTNFYNQYKSIEPWLKRKSPPENPGKENLQSKEDRKKLDGMYECILCACCSTSCPSYWWNPESYLGPAALLHANRWIMDSRDEYTKERLDAINDEFKLYRCHTILNCAKACPKGLNPGMQIQNIKRLERTN from the exons ATGGCGATTGGATTGATGCGACGAGCAATAGCTAGGGTTCCAGCGCTGTCACCGGCGGCGAGAGCTGTAATTTACAGGGAACACGCATCGgatgcggcggcggaggcgaaATCGAGCTCAACCCCCAAAACCTTCCAAATCTACCGATGGAATCCGGATTCGCCTCAGAAACCTGACCTCCAGAGCTACGAAATCGACCTGAAGGAGTGCGGCCCGATGGTCCTCGACGCGCTGATTAAGATTAAGAACGAGGTCGATCCAACCCTAACCTTCCGCCGCTCCTGCCGCGAGGGGATCTGCGGCTCGTGCGCGATGAACATCGACGGGCGGAACGGCCTCGCCTGCCTCACGAAGATAGAATCCGGCGGAGGCGCGACGATGATCACGCCGCTGCCGCACATGTTCGTGATCAAGGATCTGGTGGTCGACATGACGAATTTCTACAACCAGTATAAGTCGATTGAGCCGTGGTTGAAGCGGAAGAGTCCGCCGGAGAATCCGGGGAAGGAGAATCTGCAGAGCAAGGAGGATCGGAAGAAGCTGGATGGGATGTATGAGTGCATTCTGTGCGCTTGCTGTAGCACATCGTGCCCTAGCTACTGGTGGAATCCGGAGTCTTACTTGGGCCCCGCAGCGCTTCTCCATGCCAACAG ATGGATAATGGACAGTCGAGATGAATACACAAAGGAGCGGCTGGATGCTATCAATGATGAGTTCAAGCTGTATCGGTGCCATACAATCTTAAATTGTGCTAAAGCTTGCCCCAAGGGACTCAATCCCGGTATGCAAATCCAGAACATCAAGAGACTCGAGCGCACAAACTAG